In Pelagicoccus albus, the following are encoded in one genomic region:
- a CDS encoding VanZ family protein, giving the protein MLTLLISSHFSGPPAGPDIEGFDKIAHFFVFGLLGTLFFRPLRFALKDHRRWIFAFLGVFSYSLCDEFLQYFNPERSFDPYDWMADWSGALLAIGLYRQLAWYRWLLELRLWGRRSSGEREGH; this is encoded by the coding sequence ATGCTCACTCTCCTGATCAGTTCCCATTTTTCAGGACCGCCAGCGGGGCCAGATATTGAGGGCTTCGACAAAATTGCCCACTTTTTTGTCTTCGGCCTTCTGGGTACGCTCTTTTTTCGCCCCCTCCGGTTCGCTTTGAAAGATCACCGAAGATGGATTTTCGCCTTTTTAGGCGTGTTCAGCTACTCGCTATGCGACGAGTTCCTACAGTATTTCAATCCGGAGCGTAGCTTCGATCCTTACGATTGGATGGCGGATTGGAGCGGAGCCTTGCTCGCGATCGGATTATACCGCCAGCTTGCTTGGTACCGCTGGCTCTTGGAGCTGAGGCTCTGGGGTAGACGTAGCAGCGGCGAGAGGGAAGGTCACTGA
- a CDS encoding ATP-binding response regulator has translation MKVLVVDDSATIRKRIRRELESQHYEVFEASDGASAIAQLDTVRPNIVTLDVDMPGIDGYQTCHQIRTGKGTSLTQVPIIFITANDTVKSRQRGYQAGGNDYVAKPFLPGELSLSIERAMKAQNKLKGRTVLVVEDSSAIRMLIITGLRAIGLRVLGAPDGEKALEVFQENSQSIDLVITDYIMPKLNGDELCRKIRNELGFRELPIIFLSSITEKDIVLKMFRSGASDFITKPFCLDEVQARASVHLESKIQADQLRSNVSEFKEAYSMKEKFLSICSHDLRAPLSGIDGLTQLLLLDETLSEENREYLGLIKSSSDFLFSIIEDLLDLSKIQAESTNLEMAPVNMKRKIDSCVANLIHLASPKNIELVTQINPEDEKDGIILGDKNAVKRIFNNLISNAIKFSHPNDKVTITMTKDTAHRALTVSVTDNGIGIPAEKIPLLFKPGKDTSQLGTSGEQSFGLGMVIVKQLVDQQDGIIKVKSEQNKGTTISVTFPLAAATSTPEPQLQEPAVPSKLAV, from the coding sequence ATGAAAGTACTTGTAGTCGACGACAGCGCTACCATTCGAAAGAGAATCCGTAGGGAACTAGAATCCCAGCATTACGAGGTCTTTGAGGCCAGCGACGGGGCGTCTGCCATAGCCCAGCTCGACACTGTCCGACCTAATATAGTGACCTTGGATGTCGACATGCCAGGCATAGACGGCTACCAGACTTGCCACCAAATTCGGACCGGAAAAGGCACATCGCTCACCCAAGTGCCGATTATCTTCATCACAGCGAACGATACCGTTAAATCGCGCCAGCGGGGATATCAGGCAGGTGGAAACGACTACGTCGCAAAACCTTTCCTCCCCGGGGAACTGAGCCTCTCCATCGAGCGGGCGATGAAAGCCCAAAACAAGCTGAAAGGCCGAACTGTGTTGGTAGTCGAAGACAGCAGTGCCATCCGAATGCTCATTATCACTGGTTTGAGAGCAATTGGCCTACGGGTACTTGGTGCTCCCGATGGCGAAAAAGCCTTGGAAGTCTTCCAAGAGAACTCGCAAAGCATAGACCTAGTCATCACCGACTACATCATGCCCAAACTCAACGGCGACGAGCTTTGCCGAAAAATCCGCAACGAGCTGGGCTTCCGAGAACTCCCCATCATCTTCCTTTCCAGCATTACCGAAAAAGACATAGTCTTGAAGATGTTCCGCTCAGGGGCATCCGACTTTATTACCAAACCATTTTGCCTGGACGAGGTACAAGCACGGGCATCCGTTCACCTAGAATCCAAGATCCAAGCTGACCAGCTTCGGAGCAACGTGAGTGAATTCAAGGAGGCGTACTCGATGAAGGAGAAATTTCTGTCCATCTGTTCGCATGACCTCCGAGCACCCCTCTCTGGCATCGACGGACTCACTCAGTTGCTACTTCTCGACGAAACTCTATCGGAAGAAAACCGCGAATACCTTGGCCTGATAAAGTCGTCTTCAGACTTCCTGTTTTCCATTATCGAGGACCTGTTGGATCTGAGTAAAATACAGGCGGAAAGCACAAATCTGGAAATGGCTCCCGTGAATATGAAGCGGAAAATCGATTCCTGCGTAGCCAATTTGATTCACCTCGCCTCGCCAAAAAACATCGAGCTCGTCACCCAAATCAACCCAGAGGATGAAAAAGATGGCATCATACTCGGCGACAAGAATGCGGTGAAACGAATCTTCAACAACCTAATTTCCAACGCCATCAAGTTCAGCCATCCAAACGACAAGGTCACAATCACCATGACCAAGGACACGGCCCACCGAGCCCTTACCGTATCCGTTACCGATAATGGTATCGGCATCCCCGCTGAGAAAATCCCTCTCCTATTCAAACCCGGCAAGGACACCTCTCAGCTCGGAACCTCTGGGGAACAGAGTTTCGGACTTGGCATGGTAATCGTAAAACAGCTGGTCGATCAGCAAGATGGGATTATCAAGGTGAAAAGCGAACAAAACAAGGGTACCACCATCTCAGTGACCTTCCCTCTCGCCGCTGCTACGTCTACCCCAGAGCCTCAGCTCCAAGAGCCAGCGGTACCAAGCAAGCTGGCGGTATAA
- the ligA gene encoding NAD-dependent DNA ligase LigA, with the protein MSQASDLKKIEQLRATIRRYDELYYRKAEPEISDFEYDALKRELSDLEDANPELPLANSPSQAVGDDRTEGFASYRHLLPMQSLDNTYSKDEFFSFVSRVEKGLESERPAFTVEPKIDGVAVSLTYENGKLARAVTRGNGIEGDDVTANARYIERLPEKLEGENIPEIVEIRGEIFMQVEEFERLNSLRAEVGLEPFKNPRNLAAGTVKLLDRAEVARRKLDIVLYGLGECRPAVVNSQSAYREQLIKWGLPIVDRFWQVEGAESAWAAVEELDEIRLGFDFPTDGAVVKVDSFAEQDRLGATSKAPRWAIAVKFAAEQAETQLERITIQVGRTGALTPVAELAPVQLAGTTVSRATLHNQEEMSRKDVRVGDTVVIEKAGEIIPAVVRVVLEKRPGDSQAFVFPSECPGCGTPVSKIEGEVAVRCLNIECPDQVRGRLEHFASRQCLDIEGLGEAVVDQLVSKGYLSNIADIYSLSYDDVLSLDKFADKSARNLIAAIESSKKVELWRLIHGLGIPQVGAAAAKDLAKAYGGVKELASATLEQLTEVDGIGEKTASGIIAYFTDAQNASILEALLQSGMDAQAPEVVSGDAATLAGKTFVITGTLPTLKRNEAKALVESKGGKVAGSVSKKTDFLVAGESAGSKLSKAESLGIAVIDEAGLLAMCE; encoded by the coding sequence ATGAGCCAAGCTTCCGACCTCAAGAAGATCGAACAATTGCGAGCTACCATTCGTCGTTACGACGAACTTTATTACCGCAAGGCTGAGCCAGAAATCAGTGATTTCGAGTACGACGCCCTCAAAAGAGAGCTCAGCGATCTGGAAGACGCGAATCCAGAGCTGCCGCTGGCCAATTCTCCGAGCCAAGCGGTTGGGGATGACCGTACAGAGGGATTTGCCTCCTACCGTCATCTCCTTCCCATGCAGAGTTTGGACAATACCTACTCGAAAGATGAATTCTTCTCGTTTGTGAGTCGCGTGGAGAAGGGATTGGAAAGCGAAAGGCCAGCCTTCACGGTAGAACCGAAAATCGACGGTGTCGCAGTGAGCCTGACCTACGAAAACGGAAAGCTGGCGAGGGCGGTGACGCGTGGTAATGGGATCGAGGGAGATGATGTGACGGCGAATGCCCGCTACATCGAGAGGCTACCCGAGAAACTCGAAGGCGAGAACATCCCGGAGATTGTGGAGATTCGCGGTGAGATATTTATGCAAGTGGAGGAGTTCGAGCGCCTCAACTCTCTCAGGGCTGAGGTAGGCTTAGAGCCGTTTAAGAATCCTCGAAATCTGGCTGCAGGGACCGTCAAGCTCTTGGACCGGGCGGAAGTCGCTCGTCGGAAGCTCGACATCGTGCTCTACGGGTTGGGCGAATGCCGTCCCGCGGTGGTAAATTCCCAATCAGCTTACCGAGAACAGCTTATCAAATGGGGCCTGCCGATCGTGGATCGCTTCTGGCAAGTGGAGGGGGCTGAGTCCGCTTGGGCTGCAGTTGAGGAACTGGACGAAATACGTCTTGGCTTCGACTTTCCGACCGATGGTGCGGTGGTCAAAGTCGACAGTTTCGCGGAGCAGGATAGGCTAGGAGCGACTTCCAAGGCCCCCCGTTGGGCGATAGCGGTTAAATTCGCCGCGGAGCAGGCGGAAACGCAATTAGAGCGAATCACAATCCAAGTTGGTAGAACGGGTGCCCTGACTCCTGTGGCGGAGCTCGCTCCGGTGCAGCTGGCGGGGACCACTGTTTCGCGAGCGACTTTGCATAACCAGGAGGAAATGTCGCGCAAAGATGTCAGAGTAGGGGATACGGTAGTCATCGAAAAGGCAGGCGAGATCATTCCCGCAGTGGTGAGGGTCGTCCTTGAAAAGCGGCCCGGGGATAGCCAAGCCTTCGTTTTTCCCTCTGAGTGTCCCGGTTGCGGAACTCCGGTAAGCAAGATCGAAGGAGAGGTGGCGGTACGTTGCCTCAATATCGAATGTCCCGATCAAGTGAGAGGCCGTTTGGAGCACTTTGCCTCCCGCCAGTGCTTGGACATCGAAGGCTTGGGAGAAGCAGTGGTCGACCAGCTTGTGAGCAAAGGATATCTATCCAACATCGCGGATATCTACTCGCTGAGTTACGACGATGTGCTCTCACTCGATAAATTCGCTGACAAGTCGGCTCGAAATCTTATCGCCGCTATCGAAAGCAGCAAGAAGGTGGAGCTATGGCGTTTGATTCACGGGCTAGGTATTCCTCAAGTGGGAGCTGCCGCCGCCAAGGACTTAGCCAAAGCCTATGGAGGCGTGAAGGAACTGGCGTCCGCGACGCTGGAGCAATTGACCGAAGTGGATGGGATTGGAGAAAAAACGGCTAGCGGAATCATTGCCTATTTCACAGATGCTCAGAACGCATCGATTTTAGAGGCTCTCCTCCAGTCCGGAATGGACGCTCAGGCTCCGGAAGTCGTTAGTGGCGATGCGGCTACTCTGGCGGGCAAAACTTTCGTCATAACGGGTACTTTGCCCACCTTGAAGCGAAACGAAGCCAAAGCTTTGGTGGAGAGCAAGGGCGGTAAAGTGGCAGGCAGCGTCAGCAAGAAAACGGATTTTCTGGTGGCGGGAGAATCAGCTGGCTCGAAATTGAGCAAGGCGGAGTCCTTGGGGATCGCCGTCATCGACGAAGCCGGATTGCTGGCCATGTGCGAGTAG
- a CDS encoding ArsR/SmtB family transcription factor, with protein MKCVSIFKCLADESRLRILNLLRRGPLCVCHVQEALQLPQPKISKQLAYLKKHGLLESRRFNNWTIYEIPEVASSLLSTNLRELESEFARGEFVEDSKRLEDLDTSIACVPTTKCCEGAC; from the coding sequence ATGAAGTGTGTCTCGATCTTCAAGTGCCTCGCAGACGAGTCCCGGCTCCGCATACTCAACCTGCTACGTCGCGGCCCGCTGTGTGTTTGCCACGTGCAAGAGGCGCTTCAGCTGCCGCAGCCAAAAATTTCCAAGCAGCTAGCCTACCTCAAAAAGCATGGCCTGCTCGAGTCGCGGCGCTTCAACAATTGGACAATTTACGAAATTCCTGAGGTTGCGTCATCGCTACTATCCACCAATTTGCGGGAGCTTGAGAGCGAGTTTGCCCGAGGCGAGTTTGTGGAGGATTCCAAGCGTCTCGAGGATCTCGATACCAGCATTGCGTGTGTTCCGACCACTAAATGCTGCGAAGGAGCCTGTTGA
- a CDS encoding SulP family inorganic anion transporter, with translation MESEKSSKPRRFRLPLLKFLKGYRKQDLLADGKAGANVALLDFPQGMAYAMIAGLPVNFGIYSSAIGSLTGPLLGSSRFLMLGPTNASAVLLLSGFLALDWPAESRIAAMPLLLLMIGAFMVAGALVRADIVIRYVSRSVVTGYVSAAALLIIVNQLKPALGIEAPRAATFLESLIVTAQHIGSFSPAALALSASTILVAVALKRWLKAIPYVAVSLAFAAAIAWFAPRYGVSFASLDAVPVGSWPLSMPTFDLQQMHDLLGVAFAIAFLSLLESASIAKALASQAGDTVDIRQQMISMGVADTVNAFGSGMPVSGSLTRSTLNFASGARSPVSSMVSGAILVIGALLLGPIIGFVPKSALAALVILVGISLIRPSTIKALVKATKSDAATFCITFGAGLVFPLDTAIYAGVATSVLLFLKKASIPDMVEYGFNEQGELTEKEVSPDQRNAAISIMHVEGDLFFGSTDVFEEQLRHLVDAPEIKAIILRLKNARHLDATGALAIGDFAKQAKKRGVSVVVSGAMPEIMRVLTNTGVISILGQENVFEHTPDNLTLSTRSALIRAQSVLGVKTADIMLFGKKRREDGEES, from the coding sequence ATGGAATCCGAGAAATCCTCCAAACCAAGAAGATTTAGACTCCCTCTTCTGAAATTCCTGAAAGGATATCGGAAACAGGACCTGCTCGCGGATGGAAAAGCGGGAGCCAACGTCGCCTTGCTGGATTTCCCCCAAGGTATGGCCTATGCCATGATAGCGGGCTTGCCCGTTAATTTTGGCATCTATTCGAGCGCTATCGGCTCTCTCACTGGCCCTTTGCTCGGCAGCTCGCGTTTTCTGATGCTCGGCCCCACCAATGCAAGCGCTGTGCTTTTGCTTAGCGGTTTCTTGGCATTGGATTGGCCGGCGGAAAGTCGCATCGCGGCCATGCCTCTTCTCCTGCTCATGATTGGAGCCTTCATGGTCGCGGGTGCGCTGGTCCGGGCGGATATCGTTATTCGCTATGTATCTCGCAGCGTAGTAACTGGCTACGTTAGTGCCGCTGCCTTGCTGATCATCGTCAATCAACTGAAGCCGGCCCTCGGTATCGAGGCCCCTCGAGCGGCGACCTTTCTGGAGTCACTGATTGTCACCGCTCAGCACATAGGCAGCTTCTCACCTGCCGCACTGGCCTTGTCAGCAAGCACCATCCTTGTAGCGGTCGCTCTGAAACGTTGGCTCAAGGCGATTCCCTATGTCGCCGTTTCCCTAGCCTTCGCCGCAGCAATCGCTTGGTTCGCACCCCGGTATGGAGTCTCCTTCGCCTCGCTGGATGCAGTGCCTGTAGGAAGCTGGCCATTGAGCATGCCGACTTTCGACCTGCAGCAAATGCACGACCTGCTCGGAGTCGCTTTTGCAATCGCCTTTCTTTCGCTCCTGGAGAGCGCGTCCATCGCCAAAGCGCTTGCTTCACAAGCGGGTGATACAGTGGATATACGCCAGCAAATGATCAGTATGGGAGTGGCGGATACAGTGAATGCCTTTGGCTCAGGTATGCCCGTTTCGGGATCACTTACCCGGTCGACTCTCAACTTTGCCAGTGGAGCTCGCAGCCCCGTTTCAAGCATGGTAAGCGGAGCGATCCTAGTTATCGGCGCCTTGCTGCTCGGTCCAATTATCGGATTCGTTCCGAAATCAGCTTTGGCGGCCCTAGTCATACTCGTAGGAATCTCCCTGATCAGACCCTCGACCATAAAGGCCTTGGTCAAGGCCACCAAGTCCGATGCCGCAACATTCTGCATCACGTTCGGAGCAGGCCTCGTTTTTCCATTGGACACCGCAATCTACGCTGGAGTGGCCACTTCTGTTCTTCTCTTTCTGAAAAAAGCCTCCATCCCAGACATGGTTGAGTACGGCTTCAACGAACAAGGAGAATTGACCGAAAAAGAGGTCAGCCCGGACCAGCGAAATGCGGCCATCTCGATCATGCACGTGGAGGGAGATCTTTTCTTCGGTTCAACAGATGTGTTTGAAGAGCAATTACGACACCTCGTCGATGCACCCGAAATCAAGGCTATCATCCTGCGGCTTAAAAATGCTCGCCATCTGGACGCCACAGGTGCCCTCGCTATTGGAGACTTCGCCAAACAAGCGAAAAAGCGCGGAGTGTCCGTGGTAGTCAGCGGAGCGATGCCCGAGATTATGCGAGTCCTTACCAATACCGGAGTGATCTCGATCTTGGGCCAGGAAAACGTGTTCGAACACACGCCAGATAACCTGACTCTCAGTACCCGGAGCGCTCTGATTCGGGCTCAATCCGTCCTCGGCGTCAAAACCGCCGATATCATGCTCTTCGGTAAAAAGCGGCGTGAGGATGGAGAAGAGAGCTAG
- the dnaA gene encoding chromosomal replication initiator protein DnaA: protein MRQLTEQTQLWEKVRSELSQVLPSDIYQSWFTDLVCLEANGENIVLGVQNAFTAYWINDNYLDLLAKSFQAELGHPVTVKISNDFPTESEEAPKEEPSVAPVRERLVTETPRPKASSAKKSGEANLNPRNTFENFVIGSNSQLAHAASIAVAHSPAGAYNPLFLYGETGLGKTHLMHAVGHHILQNRPDARVVYLSSEKFTNEFISAIQENTLTKFRQRYRNVDVLLIDDVQFLSGKERIQEEFFHTFNDLFESQKQIFLSSDRPANEIAKLESRLVSRFQWGLVTDIQAPDFETRAAILRKKALQHNYDISDEVLHFIAKHIVKNIRRLEGALIKVCSYSSLTGKPLNIATCEQLLSDVLMEAAKQQLNIDTIQKKVAEYFELRHSDMLSRRRPAHIAVPRQIAMYLSRELTKHSLQEVGEAFGGRDHGTVIHACKQVDNLVEQDDSVRHSVEYLKSILSK, encoded by the coding sequence ATGCGACAGCTCACCGAGCAGACTCAACTCTGGGAAAAGGTTAGATCCGAACTTTCCCAAGTCCTACCTTCCGATATCTACCAAAGCTGGTTCACAGATTTAGTGTGCCTAGAAGCCAACGGCGAAAATATCGTGCTTGGCGTACAAAACGCCTTCACAGCGTACTGGATCAACGACAACTACCTCGATCTGCTTGCCAAGTCGTTTCAAGCAGAGCTCGGGCACCCCGTCACCGTAAAGATTTCCAACGACTTTCCGACCGAGTCAGAAGAAGCTCCGAAGGAAGAGCCTTCGGTAGCTCCGGTCCGCGAGCGTCTCGTCACAGAAACGCCACGCCCCAAGGCTTCCTCAGCCAAAAAATCAGGCGAAGCGAACCTCAATCCTCGCAACACCTTCGAGAATTTCGTCATCGGTTCGAACTCTCAGTTGGCTCACGCCGCTTCTATCGCAGTAGCCCACTCGCCCGCCGGAGCCTACAATCCTCTCTTTCTATACGGAGAAACCGGTCTCGGCAAAACGCACCTCATGCATGCGGTGGGACACCATATCCTGCAAAACCGCCCAGATGCCCGTGTCGTTTATCTTTCCTCCGAGAAGTTCACCAACGAGTTCATCTCCGCGATCCAGGAAAACACCCTCACCAAATTCCGCCAGCGCTACCGCAATGTTGACGTATTGCTCATTGACGACGTCCAATTCCTAAGCGGCAAAGAGCGTATCCAAGAAGAGTTTTTCCACACTTTCAACGATCTGTTCGAATCCCAGAAGCAGATTTTCCTCTCCAGCGATCGCCCTGCCAACGAAATCGCTAAATTGGAAAGCCGTCTTGTTTCCCGATTCCAATGGGGACTCGTCACCGACATCCAAGCTCCCGATTTCGAAACCCGTGCGGCGATCCTTCGCAAGAAGGCCCTTCAGCACAACTACGACATCAGCGACGAAGTGCTCCACTTCATTGCCAAGCACATCGTAAAGAACATCCGCCGACTCGAGGGCGCATTGATAAAGGTTTGCAGCTACTCGTCTTTGACCGGCAAGCCACTCAATATCGCAACCTGCGAACAACTCCTTTCGGACGTATTGATGGAAGCCGCTAAACAGCAGCTTAATATCGACACCATCCAGAAAAAGGTCGCCGAGTACTTTGAGCTTCGCCATTCCGACATGCTTTCCCGTCGCCGCCCTGCTCATATCGCAGTACCCCGCCAGATCGCCATGTACCTAAGCCGCGAGCTGACAAAACACTCTTTGCAAGAAGTGGGAGAAGCCTTTGGCGGACGCGACCATGGTACTGTGATCCATGCCTGCAAGCAGGTGGACAACTTGGTGGAGCAAGACGACTCCGTACGCCACAGCGTCGAATACCTGAAGAGCATTCTCTCAAAGTAA
- the hprK gene encoding HPr(Ser) kinase/phosphatase gives MPLPKPVKRIDGISVRDFVDKHRELLKLEVVAGQRGLRRIIKEGSVNRPSLALTGFYKYFANKRLQVLGAAEMTYLRSLSQEVQKERINAMVSKGIPCLIISRNYNPLPIMVEIAEKRSLPILRTSMITMNFINSATLAIDGEFAPTTTEHGTMMDIKGIGTLIRGSSGVGKSECALALIERGHSIVADDMTRIKLIDERELTASAMELNRGHMECRGIGIINVGEMFGVRSVRLEKRIDLVVTLIEAGVSTEEDRTGLEQHFFPILGMEVPHIELYVRPGRDMARLVEVSAMVQALKMLGHDPAKEFNDRLIEFMSKNA, from the coding sequence ATGCCGCTCCCCAAACCCGTAAAGCGAATCGATGGCATATCGGTGCGCGACTTCGTAGATAAACATCGAGAACTACTGAAGCTGGAGGTCGTAGCGGGACAAAGAGGGCTAAGACGCATAATCAAGGAGGGAAGCGTCAATCGCCCTTCCCTCGCCCTAACGGGCTTCTACAAGTATTTCGCCAACAAGCGACTTCAGGTACTCGGAGCAGCGGAGATGACCTATCTTCGAAGCCTCAGCCAAGAAGTTCAGAAAGAGCGCATAAACGCTATGGTGAGCAAAGGCATCCCCTGCCTAATCATTTCTAGGAATTACAACCCTCTTCCGATCATGGTGGAGATCGCCGAGAAACGCAGTCTCCCGATTCTGCGTACCTCCATGATCACCATGAACTTCATCAACTCCGCCACTTTGGCAATAGATGGAGAATTCGCTCCCACCACGACCGAGCACGGCACCATGATGGACATAAAGGGTATCGGCACCCTGATCCGAGGCTCGAGCGGAGTGGGCAAGAGCGAGTGCGCCCTCGCCTTGATTGAGCGCGGCCACTCCATCGTAGCGGACGATATGACTCGCATTAAGCTCATCGATGAACGAGAGCTGACCGCGTCAGCCATGGAGCTAAACCGCGGCCACATGGAGTGTCGCGGCATCGGGATCATAAATGTGGGCGAAATGTTCGGGGTAAGAAGCGTGCGTCTCGAAAAACGTATCGACCTCGTGGTGACACTGATCGAAGCCGGCGTTTCAACCGAGGAAGATCGAACCGGACTCGAACAGCACTTTTTCCCGATCCTTGGCATGGAAGTGCCCCACATCGAATTATACGTGCGCCCAGGACGCGATATGGCTCGACTTGTGGAAGTTTCCGCCATGGTCCAAGCCTTGAAGATGCTCGGACACGATCCCGCTAAGGAATTCAATGATCGCCTCATCGAATTTATGTCCAAGAACGCCTGA
- the lptB gene encoding LPS export ABC transporter ATP-binding protein, producing MSDSVAPVEPEEKTEEKPSRAPKSIKAIGLVKSYGTKTVVKGIDLEVQTGEVVGLLGPNGAGKTTTFYMIAGLVEATKGQVLLDGRDIAYLKIHRRARLGIGYLSQEPSVFKKLTVWQNVQAVAETIPFNRKERKEVIERQLNDLGLLSLAKQKAYTLSGGERRRLEIARCLVTQPDFLLMDEPFAGVDPINVSEVQRIVLGLKDRGIGILITDHNVRDTLSITDRAYIVNKGEILASGDRHFLVNDPKSRKIYLGENFNM from the coding sequence ATGAGTGATTCCGTAGCTCCAGTAGAACCCGAAGAAAAGACCGAGGAGAAACCAAGCCGCGCCCCAAAGAGCATTAAGGCGATCGGACTGGTCAAATCTTACGGAACCAAGACCGTAGTCAAAGGCATCGACCTCGAGGTCCAAACCGGTGAAGTAGTCGGACTGCTCGGGCCCAATGGAGCTGGTAAGACCACGACTTTCTACATGATCGCTGGCTTGGTTGAGGCGACCAAGGGGCAAGTATTGTTAGACGGTCGCGACATAGCGTATTTAAAGATCCACCGCCGTGCCCGTCTGGGAATAGGCTACCTCTCTCAGGAGCCCAGCGTATTCAAAAAGTTAACCGTCTGGCAAAACGTTCAAGCGGTCGCCGAAACCATCCCCTTCAACCGCAAAGAGCGCAAAGAGGTCATCGAACGCCAGCTCAACGACCTCGGTTTGCTTTCACTCGCCAAGCAAAAAGCCTACACCTTGTCCGGTGGAGAAAGACGCCGGTTGGAAATTGCCCGCTGTCTTGTCACCCAACCAGACTTTTTGCTGATGGACGAACCTTTCGCCGGCGTGGATCCGATCAACGTGTCCGAAGTGCAACGCATCGTGCTCGGCCTGAAAGACCGCGGCATCGGAATTCTCATTACGGACCACAACGTTCGCGACACCTTGTCGATTACCGACCGAGCCTACATCGTGAACAAAGGCGAAATCCTTGCATCAGGCGATAGACACTTCCTCGTAAACGACCCCAAAAGCCGAAAAATCTATCTCGGCGAAAATTTCAATATGTGA
- a CDS encoding LptA/OstA family protein codes for MKTNKPLSFIAAALLLTAWSFGQKAEKPQVATQIESVKLQVQNDGDKAYFHFSEGVKLTATNMLVECDSLEVFATREAEEQSQIGKFSAIKEIIASGNVRIIQEERTATCQKAVVQPNEERIVLTGNPVVVQPSGRLVTYNPDDKILLDRGNGRISIITDGPRKLKLTGSAISDLGFENQGPIPTSGEDTVEQEDGEATEATAEETSENSEENDSVEEQTSPDADSAADAETAEPETPKTKKK; via the coding sequence ATGAAAACAAACAAGCCCCTATCCTTCATCGCTGCCGCTCTACTGCTGACGGCCTGGTCTTTCGGACAAAAAGCGGAAAAGCCTCAAGTAGCGACCCAGATCGAATCCGTTAAGCTCCAAGTCCAAAACGACGGTGACAAGGCATACTTTCACTTTAGCGAAGGCGTAAAGTTGACCGCTACCAATATGCTTGTGGAGTGTGATAGCTTGGAAGTTTTCGCCACCCGCGAAGCCGAAGAGCAAAGCCAGATCGGCAAGTTCAGCGCCATCAAAGAAATCATAGCTTCTGGTAATGTCCGCATTATCCAAGAAGAGCGAACCGCGACCTGTCAAAAGGCTGTCGTTCAACCAAACGAAGAACGCATCGTACTAACCGGAAACCCCGTAGTCGTGCAGCCAAGCGGACGTCTAGTCACCTACAATCCAGACGACAAGATCTTGCTCGACCGTGGAAACGGACGCATCTCCATTATCACAGATGGGCCTCGCAAATTGAAGCTGACTGGTTCCGCCATCAGCGACCTCGGCTTCGAAAACCAGGGTCCGATCCCAACTTCCGGCGAGGACACTGTCGAACAGGAAGACGGCGAGGCCACAGAAGCAACGGCAGAGGAGACGTCTGAAAATTCAGAAGAGAATGACTCTGTAGAAGAGCAAACGAGCCCAGATGCGGATTCTGCAGCAGACGCAGAAACCGCGGAGCCAGAAACGCCCAAAACAAAAAAGAAGTGA
- a CDS encoding KdsC family phosphatase: MSAQAHTLDWSAVKVFAMDVDGILTDGTIYTHSDGTEAKRFSVLDGLGLARLRDSGIVLAWISGRHSDSTTVRAKELKIPHLVQGKIDKISGLKELLAELKVDPAHAVYMGDDVIDVDAIKYAGIGVSVPDAQEEALEAADYITTRRGGDGAVREVCNHIYKAITS; encoded by the coding sequence ATGTCCGCACAAGCCCACACACTTGATTGGTCCGCCGTAAAAGTTTTCGCCATGGACGTTGATGGTATCCTCACGGACGGTACCATCTACACGCATTCGGATGGCACTGAAGCCAAGCGCTTTTCCGTACTCGACGGCCTCGGGCTCGCCCGTCTAAGAGACTCGGGCATCGTACTGGCTTGGATATCGGGACGTCATTCCGATTCCACCACCGTTCGAGCCAAGGAGCTAAAAATCCCGCACTTGGTTCAGGGAAAAATCGATAAGATTAGCGGTCTGAAAGAGCTGCTGGCTGAGTTGAAAGTCGACCCAGCGCATGCAGTCTACATGGGTGACGACGTCATCGATGTAGACGCGATAAAATACGCTGGCATCGGTGTTAGCGTTCCCGACGCTCAAGAAGAGGCCCTCGAAGCTGCCGACTACATCACCACTCGAAGAGGCGGAGACGGAGCAGTGAGGGAAGTTTGCAATCATATCTACAAAGCCATTACCTCCTGA